The genomic segment TGAATATTAAAATATCCAATTTGATTAGATTCCTTCTTACCCAGTACCTTCCCCACTCGAGGCAAGACTAGACTGTTTCATATTGCCACAATTTGTGTACAACTTACTAATCTAGTCAAATTTGAATAATATTACTATGTGTTCACTCTTCTCAATCATcctaaaattatatttttaattataaaaattcaaTCTAATCGAATTTAACTCGATGAAAGCTCGTTTGAGTTTATCATGTTAAATAATCAAgtcaaacttaaaaataaaaaattttaaaatttatcaaaataatcaaataaatttaaatactaACACCCCAATCCCTCCCCGCCCTAATCAAGGCTAGACTGCTTCATATTGCCACAATTAGTGCACAACTTACTGCTAATAAACACTAGTCTACTAACATTCCCTACAAGCAAAGGAAAATCTTCAAAATCCCCCGCAATCTAATGTCCACATCCTACAAACTAAAATCCCCACCTACGTGACTGGACCCCACACGCATGTGCCAACTGTATCCCAAACATTCACTTTCCCTTCATCTTTTCTTCTCCACTCCTCCTTTCCAAATTCCCACcttttcctattttcttgtttcttccccttcccctctATCCCCGCCGTTCCTTCTGCCCCATCAAAAACCCCaccagaatatatatatatatatatctatatatataagaaaagaaaatcctcAATTCTTCCTCCTTCTCTctccaaaaatcacttcattcCCCCACATGTCCACCCAAAAAggcttaaaaaaattttggtccccattttaaaacaaaaaatcccatttttTCCCCCCTTGCATTCTCTCAAGAAACTCtgaaaaattgaaacttttcTTGCAGAAGGAAGAATTTCAGTGGAAAATGGGAGAAACCCACCTGGGATTTCCCTTTATGCTTTCTTTTGTGATAATTTTTCTGGGGTTTTCCCCTTCTATCCACTCCCAGTCCAGTGATGCTTCAGTAATGCAAGACTTGAAGAAGGCTCTCAACCCACCGAGTTCACTTGGCTGGGATGACCCAGACCCCTGTCAATGGAAGAACGTTGGATGCTCCAAGAATGACAAACGGGTCAACCGGATCCAAATTGGGAACCAGGGCCTGACTGGGTCTCTTCCAGATAGCTTCAGCAAGCTCAATGCTCTGCAATTTCTGGAGCTCCAGAACAACCATCTTACAGGGCCGTTGCCGAGTCTTAACGGGTTCGGTTCACTCCAGCGTGCTCTACTCGGCTACAACAATTTTTCATACATACCGCCGGATTTCTTCGCTGGTATGAACTCATTGCAAGTAGTTAGTCTGGATTATAATCAGTTTTCTTCATGGGTTATTCCTGATAGTATCAAAAGTGCTGCTTCCTTGAGTAGTTTCTCTGCAACATCAACTAATATTTCCGGGTCAATCCCGGACTTTTTTGGCCCGGATGCATTGTCGAGTCTGATATCGCTTCATTTGTCTTTCAACAATCTCGTGGGCGGCCTGCCCGCGAGCTTTTCGGGTTCTTCGATACAGTCTTTATGGTTAAATGGTAACAAATTGAATGGTAGTATTGATGTTATAGGGAGTATGACTGACTTAACTGAACTTTGGTTACATGAAAATGCGATTACTGGGCCGTTGCCCGATTTTTCGCGCTTGAAACAGTTGCAGAATGTTAGTTTTAGGGACAATAGTTTGACCGGACCAGTGCCGGACTCGTTGGTGGCGTTGCCTTCGTTGTATATTGTGAATTTGACTAACAATAAGTTACAGGGGCCGACTCCGAAGTTTGCTGCAAAGTCTGTTCAATTGGATATGAATCCAGGGTCGAATAGTTTTTGTTCAGATGCGCCTGGGGAGCCGTGTGATCCGAGGGTTAATAGTTTGCTTGCTGTGGCAAAGGATATGGGGTATCCGATTCTGTTTGCGTCGGACTGGAGAGGGAATGATCCGTGTACGCCGGTGTGGTCGGGTATTAGCTGTATTAATCGGAATATAACCGTGGTGAATTATCCTGGTATGAAGTTGAATGGAACGGTTTCTCCAAATTTTTCGTCAATTACAAGCTTACAGAAGTTGATTTTGTCGAATAATAATCTGACCGGAAGTGTTCCAGTGGAGTTGACTAGTTTGCCTAACCTTCAGCTTTTGGATCTGTCAAACAATTCGCTTTCTGGTTTTGTTCCGTCGTTTAAGAATAATGTGGTCGTGAGAGTTGCTGGAAATCCAAATATTGGGAAGCCTAGTCCTCCACCAAATGCACCTGGAACACCTCCTGGGAGTCCGCCTGGTTCCTCAGGTGGTGGTGGAGGCGGCCGTGGCGGTAATACAGGTGGTGGCAAAAAGTCATCTTCTACTGGTGTGATTGTGGGTTTGGTGGTTGGCATTGCTGCTGCCGTTGTGTGCATTGCATTCTTAGTTTTCTGTGTTCGTAAAAATAAACGTAAAGTTTCTGGAAGGGCTCAGGGTCCTAGCACTGTGGTTATTCATCCTCGCCATTCAGGGTCGGACCAAGATACTGTTAAGATCACAGTTGCAGGTTCTAGCGCTAATGGTGGAACAAGTGAAACATTCAGTATTGGAAGCAATGGACATCATAATATCCACATTGTTGAGCGAGACGGCCATACAATTAGAATTGAGGTCTTAAGGAATGTGACTGGGAATTTCAGTGAGGAGAATATATTGGGAAGAGGTGGATTTGGAACTGTTTACAAAGGGGAGTTGGATGATGGGACAAAGATTGCAGCCAAGAGAATGGAAACTGGAGTTATGAGCGACAAAGGTTTAGATGAGTTCAAGGCAGAGATTGCAGTCGTCACAAAAGTCCGACATAGGCATTTGGTCGCACTTCATGGTTATTGTTTGGAAGACAATGAGAGGATACTTGTTTATGAATATATGCCTCAGGGGCCACTCAGCAAGCATTTGTTCAGCTGGAAGGATGAACAGTTGAAACCCCTTGAGTGGAAGCAAAGGCTGACCGTTGCCCTTGATGTGGCTAGGGGTGTTGAATATTTACATGGTTTAGCTCAACAAAGTTTTATCCATAGAGATCTTAAACCATCCAACATCCTTCTGGGAGATGATATGAGAGCTAAAGTTGCAGATTTTGGACTTGTTCGCCTTGTGCCTGAAGGAAAAGCTACTGTGGTGACAAGATTAGCCGGAACTTTTGGCTACCTTGCACCAGAATATGCAGGTAACCTCTGCCTTGCTTTTTTGCATTTATAAACTTGTCTAATCGACTGATTGGAGGAATTGGCTGGGCCAggttgatttaaaaataaaatgactaAGTTAATACATTTTAAGTATGATGACAAATTGAAACAGAGTGGTAAATGCTAGCTCATATTTTCGATAGATTTGAAAGCATGGATCATTTTCATCACACTGCTAGGATGTTTATTTGCTGTTAAGAGCCTTTACATTTTTGCTGCTTTTGTTGCGACTTTGGAGCAACACTGTCCAATCGTTACTCTGTCTCAATTTATGTTTGGGGAGGGAAATCTTTCACCTGTTAGTTGCAAATGCTTGAAACCTTTTGAGATTGACTGTGATTTGTCATGCCCTGTGCTTTAGGACTTGTATACCTCAATTTTCCTCTATGGGCGGCAGTTCAGTGGTTgtataaattttttcttttcaatgtaATAGTATAATTTAAGTTTCTTATGGACTCAAGTTGAACATTCTGCTTTTATGTTCTATTTCATGTACCTCATTGTATTGTTTAATATACTTGACTAAATTCACTCCATCTCAAATTACCCAACTACAACTAACACGCTACATCCTTGACAGTCATGGGCCGTGTGACtacaaaaattgatgtttttGCCTTTGGGGTGATATTGATGGAGCTAATCACTGGAAGAAAAGCTTTAGATGAAAGCCAGCCGGAGGAAAGCGCTCATCTTGTCCCATGGTTTCGTAGAATGCAGATCAGTAAGGATTTTCAGAAGGCCATTGACCCCATGATTGATCTTAATGAAGAAACTCTTTCTAGCGTGAACACTGTTGCTGAGCTGGCTGGCCACTGTTGCGCAAGGGAACCACATCAGAGACCTGACATGGGCCATGCAGTGAATGTGCTTTCATCCCTTGCCGAGCTTTGGAAACCAAGTGAACCTGATCCTGATGACATATATGGAATTGATTATGAGATGACATTACCGCAGGCTGTTAAGAAGTGGCAAGCTCTTGAAGGAATGAGCAGTATGGATAATACTTCTTTCATTGGCAGTAGTGAAAATACCCAAACCAGCATACCTACTCGGCCTTCTGGATTTGCAGATTCTTTTACATCCTCTGATGGAAGGTGATTTTTAGGAAAGGATGACAGTGACCAATGAGATTTAGGCTCCTGTTAATTGCCTCAGTGGAGGTTTGGTTTGTTCATTCCTTAAGCTTATTATTCCtaaagaagtttttttttttttaattggggGTATCAAGCAGGGTTTGTCTATGTGCCCATGAATTGCTGTGAGGTGCATTAATTCTAGTGTGGATAGATTAATACTGCCCTTGTCTCCTCTCTTTTGCTACTCATGATGATGCAAATAGATAAGAGTTTTGTTATATGCCATTTAGTGGGGAACTTTCTATGAGTGTGATCAGCATTTCAAGTCTTTTTGCtgctttttcattttgttttcagTTTCCTATGGATGATTTTATCCTCTTTAAGCAATTGAATCTCATGATTGGCAATTGTCCAAGTCCTAATCTTTGTAGAGCATATGAAGATGCTTGGCAGCAAGAAGGACTGGTGTTTCTACTGATTAACACTTCTAATCTAATCAAATATTAGCCTACATTATTTAAAATCATTATTGATTCTACATCAGTTTTTGGGACTGCTGGCCACATCAGTATTCAAGGAACAGAAAAGATGTGGTGcctttcattttgtcatgatttgTAGCAAATTAAGTCAACCATTAGCAGTAAACAAATGCTGGAAGTTTCATGCAGATATTATTAGTTTTGTTGGTGTCATCATCATACAGAAATAAACATCCTACCTAAATTTAAACTTAAAACTAGGGAATGATGTCAGA from the Coffea arabica cultivar ET-39 chromosome 11e, Coffea Arabica ET-39 HiFi, whole genome shotgun sequence genome contains:
- the LOC113719222 gene encoding receptor protein kinase TMK1; this encodes MGETHLGFPFMLSFVIIFLGFSPSIHSQSSDASVMQDLKKALNPPSSLGWDDPDPCQWKNVGCSKNDKRVNRIQIGNQGLTGSLPDSFSKLNALQFLELQNNHLTGPLPSLNGFGSLQRALLGYNNFSYIPPDFFAGMNSLQVVSLDYNQFSSWVIPDSIKSAASLSSFSATSTNISGSIPDFFGPDALSSLISLHLSFNNLVGGLPASFSGSSIQSLWLNGNKLNGSIDVIGSMTDLTELWLHENAITGPLPDFSRLKQLQNVSFRDNSLTGPVPDSLVALPSLYIVNLTNNKLQGPTPKFAAKSVQLDMNPGSNSFCSDAPGEPCDPRVNSLLAVAKDMGYPILFASDWRGNDPCTPVWSGISCINRNITVVNYPGMKLNGTVSPNFSSITSLQKLILSNNNLTGSVPVELTSLPNLQLLDLSNNSLSGFVPSFKNNVVVRVAGNPNIGKPSPPPNAPGTPPGSPPGSSGGGGGGRGGNTGGGKKSSSTGVIVGLVVGIAAAVVCIAFLVFCVRKNKRKVSGRAQGPSTVVIHPRHSGSDQDTVKITVAGSSANGGTSETFSIGSNGHHNIHIVERDGHTIRIEVLRNVTGNFSEENILGRGGFGTVYKGELDDGTKIAAKRMETGVMSDKGLDEFKAEIAVVTKVRHRHLVALHGYCLEDNERILVYEYMPQGPLSKHLFSWKDEQLKPLEWKQRLTVALDVARGVEYLHGLAQQSFIHRDLKPSNILLGDDMRAKVADFGLVRLVPEGKATVVTRLAGTFGYLAPEYAVMGRVTTKIDVFAFGVILMELITGRKALDESQPEESAHLVPWFRRMQISKDFQKAIDPMIDLNEETLSSVNTVAELAGHCCAREPHQRPDMGHAVNVLSSLAELWKPSEPDPDDIYGIDYEMTLPQAVKKWQALEGMSSMDNTSFIGSSENTQTSIPTRPSGFADSFTSSDGR